taccagtttattgtgttctttctttcgtctgcttgataaTGTTGAGTGCCAAGGcctaggaactctgcgactaagatggggtgcatccagagggatatgggtctgagtcgagtgggcctggctgggcagttaaacaagtgacgtgtattgtgcggtccctggttacaatcgggatatACATCTTGAACGTCGCCAATgattctcgatatgacaaggcaagttattgacgtctctaaataaccaatggccaccttgttcccatGGCAATCGGTTCTTTGAACCGGAACTAGCTTACTCACATCAGGAGCATGACGaaaatcgccacctccacatgaaaatgtacctactggcaacaacaacaagcacgattttgtttgagccccataatgtcctGCATGTTAaaggtggcgatcaagatatccagggctacgggtctcgtttaGATCAACacgaattatttttatacccaccatcgggctatatcggactatagcttgatatagcccccatatagaccgatcggccgatttagggtcttaggcccacatttattatccgattttgctgaaatttgggacagtgagttgtgttaggcccatcgacatcctccgacaatttggctcagatcggtctagatttggatatagctgccatatagaccgatcctccgatttggggtcttaggcccataaaagccacatttattatccgattttgctgaaatttgggacagtgagttgtgttaggccattcgacatcctccgtcaatatggctcagatcggttcagatttggatatagctgccatatagaccgatcctcaaatttagggtcttaagcccataaaagccacatttattagccgattttgctatgatttaagacagtaagttgtgttgggcccatcgacatcctccgacaatttggctcagatcggtctagatttgaatatagctgccatatagcccgatcctccgatttggggtcttaggcccataaaagccacatttattatccgattttgctgaaatttgggacagtgagttgtgttaggccattcgacatccttcgttaatatggctcagatcggttcagatttggatatagctgccatatagaccgatcctcaaatttagggtcttaggcccataaaagccacatttattagccgattttgctatgatttgagacagtaagttgtgttaggccctacaacgtcctttatcaatttggctcagatcggttcacatttggatatagctgccatatagaccgatcctccgatttagggtcataggcccataaaagctacatttattatccgattttgctgaaatttgggacagtgcgttgtcttaggccctccgacgtcctctgtgaatttggctcagatcggtccagatttggatatagctgccatatagaccgatcctccgatttggggtcttaggcccataaaacacgcattgattgtccgatgtcgccgaaatttggaacagtgagttaagttaagccccttgacatacttctgcattatcgcactgatcggtccagatttggatatagctgtcagaccgatctctcggttttaggttttaggaccataaaaagcgcatttattgtccgatgttgccgaaatttgggacaaagagttaagtccctccacatatttctgctatgtgacataagttatgagttttgcaccggattttgacgaaaggtggtttatatatatagccgaggtggtgggtatccaaagttcagcccggccgaacttaacgcctttttacttgtttttcttctttgtattggttatcaacattcaaaatcatatttcgaaGCTATtgcttgggataccacattttaaaGATCCACAGGTCCTTCTGTTTCCACCCCAATTTGAGGGTATAAAGTTTATTCTCCAACCAAAGACACTTTATTGCTGTCCTGtcctgtcctattctatcctgatcgaccttcatttattgttttaaattcttttctttattgGGTAGGATGGGGgaaggggattgccctctgacacgtcctttcatttgagtacaatatattctcggtcattcTACATGACAgtatggtgttgtttttattgggaggagagggtcgatCCCCCTGACGCTAAGATCTAAAAGATTATTTACTTGGGTCTTTTATTGTTCCAATCTAGATGTCCTGCGAACGGTAGGACGTGGCCTAGATACTTGTATCCTtttatcaacattagattcaaaCTTTGCTGttatagacctttcttttaattgacatattttcCCGATCGAACTTCATGTCCTATTGAAGAGTATTTAGTGGCTggaccggtcccagactctgtcccaaatgtgtatacgaGATTCATAAGCAACTCCCAAGGACCTTTCATTCAATTCATGCCCTTTTTGGTTGGGCTTGGGTTGGGGTGGCCTCGTAGACACACCTTGTACCATATTCTTATGacttcaaaaacctttcatttggtaccaatattttcccaatcggtaaatatgttctgttgagggcttttgggggtgggcgccTCAGTCACCaaggaacaaatttttatatcagcattatACACCACTTTaaactaccttttatttgatattcaaattgtCCTAATCGGacaatatgtcctgctgggaaggttttggggttggggaacacccaaaaataattttttaaatcagatttgtattctacttttaaatacctttcatttgataaccatattgcccAAAACAGTTAAAGAggcctgttgggtggtgtttttggggtgggggactcCCCGATACTTAgggtgacattttaatgccaagtttgtattctactcttaaataccttttatttgatacccatattgtcccaaaacccacacggacggacatatttaccgatatgTCCGTTCGTTgtgggttttgggattgggCATCTccctaggttatttgaccccaaaaatgtataccaatttcttgtttttggggtaccatatggtgacatgcaaaatttcgcttaaatcggcgcacccatctccgagatttggcgtttttgaaaatgggggtaAGGGGGACGGTCCGCTCCCCcggatatatcaaaaaattgtacaCCCTATTTTAGCGTGAGGcttaaactctaccatctgtgaaaatttcatgaaaatacgTTCAACCgtctttgagtctatacggaacagacaaacaaacaaagcgcaacaattttatttttatgcccagcactgaaggatgggggtatattcattttgtcattccgtttgcaacacttgcAACACAtaacccaacaccgaaggacgggggtatattcattttatcattccctttgcaacacatccatccgaccatttccgaccctataaagtatatacagtcttgatcgtcgtaaaaatctaagacgatccagccatgtccatccgtctgtccgtctgtttgtttaaatcacgctacagtctttaaaaggagaggtattgagctgaaactttgcacaaattcttttttatctttaagcaggttaagttcgaagatgggctatatcggactatatcttgatatagcccccatatagtcctagccgccgatttggggtcttaggcccatataagccacatattgggttgcccaaaaagtagttgcggattttttaaaagaaagtaaatgcatttttaataaaacttagaaagaactttaatcaaatatcctatttttacactttttttctaaagcaagctaaaagtaacagctgataactgacagaagaaagaatgcaattacagagtcacaagctgtgaaaaaatttgtcaacgccgactatatgaaaaatccgaaattactttttgggcaacccaatatattatccgatttcgctgaaattttagacagtgagttgtgttaggcctgtcgacatccttctttaatttgccaccggtcggtccagagttgggtatagctgccatatggacctatctcttgatttaaggtcttgggcccataaaatacgcatttattgtccgatttcaacgaaatttggggcaaagtGTTGTGTGgcgcccctcgacatctttttgcaatttggactagatcagtccggatttggatatggctgccatatagatcgatctctcgatttaggttgttacacccataaaagacgcatttattttccgatttctccggaatttgggaaagtgagttgtttgAGGCCCCTCCACATCtgcaatttgaaccgatctctcgatttaaggttttcggcccataaaagacgcatatatAGTCTGATTCCACacaaatttagaacagtgagttgtgtaagggccttcgaaatcctttttcaatttggcccagaccggtccagatttgaatatagctgccatatggggcGGTCTCTCGctgtaaagtcttggcccaataaaaagcgcaattatagtccgatgtcgctgaaatttgggacagtgagttgtgccagGGTCTTCGACATATGgctgcaatatggcctagatcagttcagatttggatatagctgccatatagaccgatatctccatttatGATTTTGAACCCATGACAGGTGccttctatatttggatatagctaccataaagatttttatttattaaaccactcaatttggtccaaatcggaccttatttcgatatagctgctatggggtcataaataactcaatttttaacggctgacgaacatatatacccgaggtggtgggtattcaaagttcggcccggacgaacttaacgcatttttacttgttatagagtAGATATATTTGCAGCTATATTATAGCaagacactacatgcaaaatttcagtcaaatccgataaaaatcactccctctataggcgcaagaagtcaaatcgggcgatcgttttatataagagctatatcgagttatggactgatttggaccatactcggcacggcTGTGGAAAATCATAGCAAACGTAATGTGCAAaacttgagccaaatcggaagataattgcgccctctagaggctaaagaattcaagatccaagatcggtttatatggcagctttatcaggttaacaACCAATTTCGACCACACTTGCCATGGCTGTtataagtcatagaaaaataccacctccaaagtGTCAAGCAAATCGAgtgataattgcgccttcttgaGACTCAAGAGGACAAATCGggcggtcggtttatatgggagctatatcaggttatagacacatttggaccatacttggcgaggctgttggaaatcatagcaaagcATAGCATagaaaatatcagccaaatgggacaatttcgccctctaaaggctcaagaaatcaagatctaagctcggccgatatgacccatttataattccaaacgtcctgcactaataagaagtatttgtgctaaatttcaagcgcctagatttactgcttcgaaagtttgcgtgctttcggcagaccaACGGACGAACgaatttatataaagggtgatttttttgaggttaggattttcatgcattagtatttgacagatcacgtgggatttcagacatggtgtcaaagagaaagatgctcagtatgctttgacatttcatcatgaatagacttactaacgagcaacgcttgcaaatcattgaattttattaccaaaatcagtgttcggttcgaaatgtgttcaaattttgacaaattttgttcagcgatgaggctcatttctggttgaatggctacgtaaataagcaaaattgccgcatttggagtgaagagcaaccagaagccgttcaagaactgcccatgcatcccgaaaaatgcactgtttggtgtggtttgtacgctggtggaatcattggaccgtattttttcaaagatcctgttggacgcaacgttacggtgaatgaacacatttcgaaccgaacactgattttggtaataaaattcaatgatttgcaagcgttgctcgttagtaagtctattcatgatgaaatgtcaaagcatactgagcatctttctctttgacaccatgtctgaaatcccacgtgatctgtcaaatactaatgcatgaaaatcctaacctcaaaaaaatcaccctttacttagtTGGGTCTCATATCATTATTTCGATaagtttcaaacggaatgatgatgTTAGCGTACCCCCATCGCATGATGGAGGTTACAAAAAGACTTCAATCTTCAATTATGCAATGTACTAATTTATTAACAACCATCAAACTTCTTATTGTTCAACGACGGGATGATAGCCATGGTCATCAGCAGTGTAGGTAACCTTAATGGGTTTGCCTTCCTTGGAGATATATTCGTATTCGCCTTTAACGACCCAGTTATCCTTATCCTGCAAATGTCCTTCTTGGGAAGCCTTGATGTGGTTGGTCAATTCAAGGGCATATTTGAAATCTTCAACATTGACTTCGGAATCGGCCTTGACGATATCGGCTTCTTCATTGGCATAGGTGAAGGCCAAAAGGCAGGCGACTAGAACAATCTGTTAAATAAATAGAAGGACACTTTAGAGCGGCTTTCAAACACTTTGCTTACAATTTTAGACCAACAATACTTACAGCAAATTTCATGTTGTTAATTTGTAAGCGTTTCTTTTTGTTACCAAAAATGAACTGATTCAATGGTCAATTTTATCCCCTTTTATATTACCAAACCGCAATTGAATTTGCAGATAAATTGTGTATGAAAGTGAAACAAGTTGAACCAGAACGTTGCCGGCTTTCGTTGCATACTCGTGCCCAAGAATGAGAATATCTAGCCAAGggtaattatttaattttaattagatCTATAAAATGCAGTCATGCTTTCTAAACCAAATACAAAATGTTCAGTGTTTGTTATATAGGCACTGGGATAAAGACATGCAAATTAACTAAAATCTCCAAAGGATGGATGTATTGAAGCtaattcaaatatggttttcaTTTCTAAGACGGGAGGACTGAGCAACTTCCTGATGAGGGAGTGCAGTTCTATTTGTCTCTTATGAAATCTTACAAgcctgaaaatttgcagataatgttctgttatgactttgccaagtacggtccgaatcggtttataacctgatatagcttctgtataaaccaatctcccgttttgactttttgagcccttacaagcctctatgtttgtccgatttggctgaaactttgcacatggtTTTTCGCTATgtcttcctacaactgtgccaaatacggtccgaatcagtccaatcggttaataaatgcagcaATATTGGGCTAGttaccctaaatcgacagataaTTCTATAAGGCAGTTATAGAACAACCCAAGAGCATagaacaactcattgttccaaatatcaaaaataccaaattaggctagcaaatgcgccttttatggtatcaagacactaaatcggtagaaaggtttatatggcaactatatctaagtTTGGTCCGATATGGATCGGATGTCGGTGGTCTTAGGGAAACTCATGCGACTATTATGGGCTTAGGGTTctaagtcggcagatcggttaatatggcagctgtacccaaatatagtccgatttggcccgttcaacaacttaggttagattaggttaggttgaaaagagaggtaaaccagtaatcggcttgttgtgcgctctaaaaacataaaagtaaactcgaaaaggAAAATGTTAATTTATGAATACCGTGCTACTTATAATATTCTGAATTGCTTTCGATgatactcccctaagttggttcatgtctggtatcgtattcccacctaagtaccggtgtctgttagccgccaaAGCCGGGCAACGAATTCATAGCAATGATGTCTCATCAACTTATCCAGAAGCcgcacacatgctatcacttgccgcgccgattttgcataagtgagctcgtagtcctatgtgtaccgttatgacgccaaaagttatactgacctcctacatacttcctttcagtaatagccttgccCTTTTCCTCTTGTTGTCTCACGATCCGGAGAGCAAACGCAGCATTCATCTTGGacacatcattatcatcatcaattTTACCTCGATGTACAGCAATTTCTAAAATGACTGTGACGTCAGGTAGCGCACGAAATTTTATTAGACTATCATCCAATAACATTTTacggattttttataccctccaacaaaGAATGggagtatacaaatttcgtcattgcgtttgtaataCGTCGAAATAATCGTCGaagatcctacaaagtatataaagggtgattttttaagagctataggaaaaaaaaaaggattatttcatgcaaatgttgaccgtgaatgcgccttaaatggtccatccgctcagTCCAATTtttgcatactctttccaacatttcggcggaTATATCACGGACAAATGCTTCAACGTTGTCTCCCAATGCGTCAATTTAAGCAAACTTGTATGTATAGGCATGAGCttaaacatagccccacaaaaaggcgtttaatcgcatgatctagcctgccaattgaccggtcccgaatgtgaaataaaatgttcactgaattcgcctctcaataagtccattgttacgcgggctatgtggcaccgtctggttgaaaccacttgtcatgcaagtcaagctcatgcattttgggcaaaaaaaaaaagttgggaatcatctcacgatagcgctcaccattcacagttacattacgattcgtatcatctatgaagaagtacggtccaattatgccaccagcccataaaccgcaccaaactgtgatttttttgGAAGCATTGATATCTTGCaaagcttctggctgatcttgactccaaaatcgataattctgcttatttacatacccatggagcctcttcgggaaaggaaatcagcccaagtaAAATCctgaatgaccggggagattcgcattattgggaaagaggtccgcagactttttaacatagCACGGCGGGAAgcgaaagtttattgggatgtgtattacatacaataaaattttcagagcggcaaaacgtgcctcgtggaagcttttctgcgaacaggtcgacagCGTAAATGAcgtcgccaagatgaaaaagtttctctccaaACCCCATGTCCAAGCTGAaatgttagtagacgacatgggagtgagagcagagacaacggtgAACATGTTAAGGATTTTGAtgtaaacccattttccacaggatacgacggcactcacggagacacccGAATCTTGAAACAATGATGTTGACAGAGGCATTATTAAGGTAGAGTTTATGGTGAAGGGATCCTTGTggagcttcaaatcatttaaCTCACAcggatctgatggaatatttccggcgttactaaagAAGGAGGTAGACTTTCTGACACCCCACATGGCCAATTTTTCTCAGCGTGCCTgtgacttgcatatactcctaaagcccggcaggaggcaagggggGTATTTTAACCTAAGCCCCGCAAAGCAAGTTTTCAAGTTATGTgtcaccaaaggcctacagacctataagccttacgtcttttctactcaaaaccgttGAACCTATTGAGGACAGTTATGcgtcaccaaaggcctacagacctataagccttatgtcctttctactcaaaaccgttGAACGTATTGAGGACACTATGATAATGAGAAGGACGACCACCGAATTCTTCTCCGCTTTTGCATGAGAACTTTTTCTATATCCTCCAACAGATttagggtaggttaggttaaagttgcagtgtgccatcagactcactaagaagttttcgtccatggtgataccacaagaacaagCGAAGGAAAATGTTTCTAGTTCCCattgttgaaccatccagatcgctttaaaaagcccaaaacacatccgcttaatcatacaagttctgaaagaaatgataacctaaagtggaattccttctgactgccagtgtgggggacatacacagcagatgttctatggcCTCTTCTTCCTGGAGGTCCCCACAtcttctgtaaaagtcgttgctggcaacagcaaagcggtaagacctcttcaagtctagatatggccgcataattttggaatgttcaccaCCCCACTTTGTTACCCTTTGTCATTCGTtggccttcgggcctgatccgaaaaacttagctaacatgtcgctagaggcatactcacagattgCAGTtttctggaatgtgtaaggtagtttctaATCTCGTTAGCTCGTCCGCTTAACAATTCTCTGAGATatgtctgtggcccggcacccagaacagatgatttttgaactgttcagccatctcgttgagagatctgctacagtcgaggcaggtttttgtgttcagaaatacttttttcagggacttaatggctgcctggttgtctgagaagatatttatgcc
The genomic region above belongs to Stomoxys calcitrans chromosome 5, idStoCalc2.1, whole genome shotgun sequence and contains:
- the LOC106088239 gene encoding larval cuticle protein 9; protein product: MKFAIVLVACLLAFTYANEEADIVKADSEVNVEDFKYALELTNHIKASQEGHLQDKDNWVVKGEYEYISKEGKPIKVTYTADDHGYHPVVEQ